In a genomic window of Pseudomonas oryzihabitans:
- the ureG gene encoding urease accessory protein UreG produces MTTQPLRVGIGGPVGSGKTALTLALCRALRERYNLAVVTNDIYTREDADFLVRNEALAPERILGVETGGCPHTAIREDASINLEAVDQLNRRFPGLDLILVESGGDNLSATFSPELSDLTLYVIDVSAGDKLPRKGGPGICKSDLLVINKVDLADMVGASLEVMDRDTRKMRGDKPFVFSNQKTGKGLEEIIAFIEKQGLLTAA; encoded by the coding sequence ATGACTACCCAACCCCTGCGCGTCGGTATCGGCGGTCCGGTCGGCTCCGGCAAGACCGCCCTCACCCTGGCCCTCTGCCGCGCCCTGCGCGAGCGCTACAACCTGGCGGTGGTGACCAACGACATCTACACCCGCGAGGACGCCGATTTCCTGGTGCGCAACGAAGCCCTGGCGCCCGAACGCATCCTCGGCGTGGAGACCGGCGGCTGTCCGCACACCGCCATCCGCGAAGACGCCTCCATCAACCTGGAGGCGGTGGACCAGCTCAATCGCCGCTTCCCCGGTCTGGATCTGATCCTGGTGGAATCCGGTGGCGACAACCTTTCGGCCACCTTCAGCCCGGAGTTGTCCGACCTGACCCTCTACGTCATCGACGTCTCGGCCGGTGACAAGCTGCCGCGCAAGGGCGGTCCGGGCATCTGCAAGTCGGATCTGCTGGTGATCAACAAGGTCGACCTGGCCGACATGGTCGGCGCCTCTCTGGAGGTGATGGATCGCGACACCCGCAAGATGCGCGGCGACAAGCCTTTCGTCTTCAGCAACCAGAAGACCGGCAAGGGCCTGGAAGAGATCATCGCCTTCATCGAAAAGCAGGGTCTGCTGACCGCCGCCTAA
- a CDS encoding ABC transporter ATP-binding protein — MSDNILTVSGLGMRFGGIKALSDVSFDIKRHSITALIGPNGAGKTTVFNCLTGFYKATDGEIRLDTADGRSTRVGKIMGERFQASDFVNPVQFGSRLWYKMFGGTHLVNRAGLARTFQNIRLFKEMSVVENLLVAQHMQCNRNLITGILNTPGYRRAEEKALDTAFYWLEVVDLVDHANRLAGELSYGQQRRLEIARAMCTRPEIVCLDEPAAGLNPAETEALAGMIRLLRDQHRITVVLIEHDMGMVMNISDHIVVLDHGQVIARGLPADIRNDPKVIAAYLGAEEEEVA, encoded by the coding sequence GTGAGCGACAACATTCTGACCGTCAGCGGTCTGGGCATGAGATTCGGTGGCATCAAGGCGCTCTCGGACGTGTCCTTCGATATCAAGCGGCATTCCATCACCGCGCTGATCGGCCCCAACGGCGCCGGCAAGACCACGGTGTTCAACTGCCTGACCGGCTTCTACAAGGCTACCGATGGCGAAATTCGCCTGGATACCGCCGATGGTCGTTCGACCCGGGTCGGCAAGATCATGGGCGAGCGCTTCCAGGCCAGTGACTTCGTCAATCCGGTGCAGTTCGGCAGCCGGCTCTGGTACAAGATGTTCGGCGGCACCCACCTGGTGAACCGCGCGGGGCTCGCCCGCACCTTCCAGAACATCCGTCTGTTCAAGGAGATGTCGGTGGTGGAGAACCTGCTGGTGGCGCAGCACATGCAGTGCAACCGCAACCTCATCACCGGCATCCTCAATACCCCCGGCTATCGTCGTGCCGAGGAAAAGGCACTGGATACGGCCTTCTACTGGCTGGAAGTGGTGGACCTGGTGGACCACGCCAACCGCCTGGCCGGCGAACTCTCCTACGGCCAGCAGCGCCGCCTGGAGATCGCCCGCGCCATGTGCACCCGTCCGGAGATCGTCTGCCTGGACGAACCCGCCGCCGGTCTCAACCCGGCCGAGACCGAGGCGCTGGCCGGGATGATCCGCCTCTTGCGCGACCAGCACCGCATCACCGTGGTGCTGATCGAGCACGACATGGGCATGGTGATGAACATCTCCGACCACATCGTGGTGCTGGACCATGGCCAGGTCATCGCCCGCGGCCTGCCGGCCGATATCCGCAACGATCCCAAGGTCATCGCCGCCTACCTCGGCGCCGAAGAAGAGGAGGTGGCATGA
- the lhpI gene encoding cis-3-hydroxy-L-proline dehydratase, with protein sequence MDPVRGRTLVAGRAQGRLAWAPIGLSFWGGVDPASGRVIDHHHPLHGLELAGRVLAIPSGRGSCTGSAVLLELLLAGRGPAALLLAEPDEILSLGAIVAEELFGLSLPVVSLGAEAFAALAEHDEIAVSDGWVGAPGSLLPATGQDEIAELQLSATDQAMLDGAQGRAAQAAMRILVRMAHLQGAPELLDITQAHIDGCIYTGPASLAFAQRLVEWGGKVRVPTSLNAVSVDQRRWREQGVAPALGEPASALAEAYVALGCRPTFTCAPYLLDSAPALGEQVVWAESNAVVFANSVLGARTQKYADFLDICTALTGRAPLAGCHLDSGRRAAKVLRVRVPEGHDDAFYPLLGYWIGLRSPTRIPAVLGLEHARPSRDDLKAFGAAFATTSAAPLFHLVGVTPEAPTLAAVAAAELEIEDISLADLRQAWTELDSAAAREVQLVALGNPHFSAEECQRLAELCRGRRKHPQVALVITLGREVRTAAERAGNLADLVAFGAQLVGDTCWCMLGEPLVPPQARTLLTNSGKFAHYGPGLTGRALRFAGLAACVEAACTGLAPAGPPAWLSATDLSTG encoded by the coding sequence ATGGACCCGGTCCGCGGGCGCACACTGGTCGCGGGCCGGGCCCAGGGTCGCTTGGCCTGGGCGCCCATCGGGCTTAGCTTCTGGGGTGGCGTCGATCCGGCCAGTGGCCGGGTGATCGATCACCACCACCCGTTGCATGGCCTGGAGTTGGCTGGGCGTGTCCTAGCCATCCCCAGTGGCCGTGGGTCCTGCACCGGCAGCGCCGTGCTGCTGGAGCTGTTGCTCGCCGGGCGTGGTCCGGCGGCACTGTTGCTGGCCGAACCCGATGAAATCCTCAGCCTGGGCGCCATCGTCGCCGAAGAGCTGTTCGGCCTGTCCCTGCCGGTGGTCAGCCTCGGCGCCGAGGCCTTCGCGGCGCTGGCCGAGCACGATGAGATCGCGGTCAGCGACGGCTGGGTCGGAGCGCCGGGAAGCCTATTACCTGCGACCGGTCAGGATGAAATCGCCGAACTCCAGCTGAGCGCGACCGACCAGGCCATGCTCGACGGTGCCCAAGGCCGCGCCGCCCAGGCGGCCATGCGCATCCTGGTACGCATGGCGCACTTGCAGGGTGCGCCTGAGTTGCTCGACATCACCCAAGCCCATATCGACGGCTGCATCTACACCGGTCCGGCCAGTCTGGCCTTCGCCCAGCGACTGGTGGAGTGGGGCGGCAAGGTGCGGGTGCCCACCAGTCTCAACGCGGTGTCCGTGGATCAGCGCCGCTGGCGCGAGCAGGGCGTGGCTCCGGCACTCGGCGAACCGGCCAGTGCCCTGGCCGAGGCCTATGTGGCCCTGGGCTGTCGACCCACCTTCACCTGTGCCCCCTATCTGCTGGACAGCGCCCCGGCGCTGGGCGAGCAGGTGGTCTGGGCCGAATCCAATGCCGTGGTCTTCGCCAACAGCGTGCTGGGCGCGCGGACCCAGAAATACGCCGACTTCCTCGATATCTGTACGGCCCTGACCGGCCGGGCACCGCTGGCCGGTTGCCACCTGGATAGCGGTCGCCGGGCCGCCAAGGTGCTGCGGGTGAGGGTGCCCGAGGGGCATGACGATGCCTTCTACCCGCTGCTCGGCTACTGGATCGGGCTGCGTTCGCCCACCCGTATCCCCGCGGTGCTCGGCCTGGAGCACGCCCGGCCCAGCCGCGATGATCTCAAGGCCTTTGGCGCCGCCTTCGCCACGACATCGGCAGCGCCGCTATTCCATCTGGTCGGGGTGACGCCCGAGGCGCCGACCCTGGCGGCGGTGGCTGCAGCTGAGCTGGAGATCGAAGACATCAGCCTGGCCGATCTGCGCCAGGCCTGGACCGAGCTGGACAGCGCCGCTGCCCGAGAGGTGCAACTGGTGGCCCTGGGCAATCCGCATTTCTCCGCCGAGGAATGCCAGCGCCTGGCTGAACTCTGCCGTGGTCGGCGCAAGCATCCCCAGGTGGCCTTGGTGATCACCCTCGGGCGTGAGGTGCGCACGGCAGCCGAGCGGGCTGGCAACCTGGCTGACCTGGTGGCCTTCGGTGCGCAACTGGTGGGGGACACCTGCTGGTGCATGCTGGGCGAACCCCTGGTTCCGCCCCAGGCCCGCACCCTGCTGACCAATTCCGGCAAGTTCGCCCACTACGGTCCGGGCCTCACCGGTCGCGCGCTGCGCTTCGCCGGCCTGGCCGCCTGCGTGGAAGCGGCGTGCACCGGGCTAGCGCCGGCCGGACCTCCTGCCTGGCTCAGCGCGACGGACTTATCCACCGGATGA
- the ureE gene encoding urease accessory protein UreE, with protein MLVIHHRCAARDTWDAELHLTFDARSKSRLRATSSTGEDVGLFLERGQPPLADGDFLEARDGRIVRIVARPEKLLHVTCASAFELTRAAYHLGNRHVALQIGDGWLRLLDDYVLKAMLEQLGAQVSEIEAGFQPEHGAYGGGHHHSHHGEEGFNYAPKLHHFGVRT; from the coding sequence ATGCTGGTCATCCATCACCGTTGTGCGGCCCGTGACACCTGGGACGCCGAACTCCATCTGACCTTCGATGCCCGCAGCAAAAGCCGCCTTAGAGCGACGAGCAGCACGGGCGAAGACGTCGGCCTGTTCCTCGAACGCGGGCAACCGCCGCTGGCCGATGGCGACTTTCTCGAAGCCCGCGATGGCCGCATCGTGCGTATCGTCGCCCGGCCGGAAAAGCTGCTGCACGTGACCTGCGCCAGCGCCTTCGAGCTGACCCGCGCCGCCTACCACCTGGGCAACCGTCACGTCGCCCTGCAGATCGGCGATGGCTGGCTGCGGCTGCTGGACGACTATGTGCTCAAGGCCATGCTGGAACAGCTGGGCGCCCAGGTCAGCGAGATCGAGGCCGGCTTCCAACCCGAGCACGGTGCCTACGGCGGCGGTCATCACCACTCGCATCACGGCGAGGAAGGCTTCAACTACGCACCCAAGCTGCACCACTTCGGCGTCCGCACGTGA
- a CDS encoding TetR family transcriptional regulator: protein MSIRAQQKLQTRQALLESARLLMNSGRGFGSLSLREVSRQAGIVPAGFYRHFADMESFGLALVAEVGDTFRDALRQVRHHELQQRGMIEASVEIFLGAVGDNRDQFLFLAREQYGGSLAVRQAIADLRQRVTQDLARDLLALGRLPQLTSAQIDILADLVVKTVFATLPELIDPSPAATPPHLWPAAKMVQQLKLILIGSKHWRRTLGEEAPKECIERLSNAMAHQISAT from the coding sequence ATGTCCATTCGTGCCCAGCAGAAGCTGCAAACGCGCCAGGCGCTGCTGGAATCGGCACGCCTGCTGATGAACAGCGGTCGCGGCTTCGGCAGCCTCAGCCTGCGGGAGGTGAGTCGCCAGGCGGGGATCGTGCCGGCGGGCTTCTATCGCCACTTCGCCGACATGGAGAGCTTCGGGCTGGCGCTGGTGGCGGAGGTGGGCGACACCTTTCGCGACGCCCTGCGCCAGGTGCGGCATCACGAGTTGCAGCAGCGCGGCATGATCGAAGCCTCGGTGGAAATCTTTCTCGGCGCCGTGGGCGATAACCGCGATCAGTTCCTCTTTCTCGCCCGCGAGCAATATGGCGGTTCCCTGGCCGTGCGCCAGGCGATCGCCGATTTGCGTCAGCGCGTCACCCAGGACCTGGCCCGTGACCTGCTCGCCCTGGGTCGGCTGCCGCAGCTGACCTCGGCGCAGATCGACATCCTGGCCGATCTGGTGGTCAAGACAGTGTTCGCCACCCTGCCAGAGCTCATCGATCCTTCCCCCGCCGCTACGCCACCCCACCTATGGCCGGCAGCGAAGATGGTGCAGCAGCTCAAGCTCATTCTGATCGGCAGCAAGCACTGGCGGCGCACACTGGGCGAAGAAGCACCAAAAGAGTGCATTGAGCGCCTGTCAAATGCCATGGCGCACCAAATAAGCGCAACCTGA
- a CDS encoding ABC transporter ATP-binding protein, which produces MTTPILEFRNVDVFYGPIQALKGVSLTINEGETVSLIGANGAGKSTLLMSIFSQPQARNGQILYRGEDITRKNAHYVASNGIAQSPEGRHVFPDMSVEENLLMGTIPIGTRWVDEDMQRMFDLFPRLKERRNQRAMTMSGGEQQMLAIARALMSRPKLLLLDEPSLGLAPIVVKQIFQILRELAQSGMTIFLVEQNANHALRLSDRAYVMVTGEIRMTGSGQELLANPQVREAYLGGH; this is translated from the coding sequence ATGACCACGCCGATCCTGGAGTTTCGCAACGTCGACGTCTTCTACGGACCCATCCAGGCCCTGAAGGGCGTCTCCCTGACCATCAACGAAGGCGAGACGGTGAGCCTGATCGGCGCCAACGGGGCCGGCAAGTCCACCCTGCTGATGTCCATCTTCAGCCAGCCCCAGGCGCGCAATGGGCAGATCCTCTATCGCGGCGAGGACATCACTCGCAAGAACGCCCACTACGTGGCCTCCAACGGCATCGCCCAGTCGCCGGAGGGGCGCCATGTGTTCCCCGACATGAGCGTGGAAGAAAACCTGTTGATGGGCACCATTCCCATCGGCACCCGTTGGGTGGACGAGGACATGCAACGCATGTTCGACCTCTTCCCGCGGCTCAAGGAGCGCCGCAACCAGCGCGCCATGACCATGTCCGGTGGCGAGCAGCAGATGCTGGCCATCGCCCGTGCCCTGATGAGCCGGCCCAAGTTGCTGTTGCTCGACGAGCCCAGCCTGGGTCTGGCGCCCATCGTGGTGAAGCAGATCTTCCAGATCCTGCGCGAGCTGGCGCAGAGCGGCATGACCATCTTCCTGGTGGAGCAGAACGCCAACCATGCCCTGCGTCTGTCCGACCGCGCCTACGTCATGGTCACCGGCGAGATCCGCATGACCGGCAGCGGCCAGGAACTGCTGGCCAATCCCCAGGTACGCGAAGCCTATCTGGGCGGTCACTAG
- a CDS encoding SDR family oxidoreductase yields MSSIFITGATSGFGAATARRFAKDGWSIVITGRREDRLHALAEELSGQAKVLPLVLDVQNRAAVEAAIAALPEEFNQLRALVNNAGLALGTTAAQDCDLDDWDTMVDTNIKGMLYCTRLLLPRLIAHGAGAGIVNLGSVAGDYPYPGSHVYGATKAFLKQFSLSLRSDLLGTGVRVTNIEPGLSESEFSVVRFGGDQAKADAVYAGTEPLTPDDIAESIHWTLNQPKHVNINRIQLMATCQAFSNFNIHRKS; encoded by the coding sequence ATGTCTTCGATCTTCATCACCGGCGCCACCTCCGGCTTCGGCGCCGCTACCGCTCGCCGCTTCGCCAAGGACGGCTGGTCGATCGTCATCACCGGCCGCCGCGAGGATCGCCTGCATGCCCTGGCCGAGGAGCTGTCCGGCCAGGCCAAGGTGCTGCCGCTGGTGCTGGACGTCCAGAATCGTGCCGCCGTGGAAGCGGCAATCGCCGCTCTGCCTGAAGAATTCAACCAGCTGCGCGCCCTGGTCAACAACGCCGGCCTGGCGCTGGGCACCACTGCCGCGCAGGACTGCGACCTGGACGACTGGGACACCATGGTCGATACCAACATCAAGGGCATGCTCTATTGCACCCGGCTGCTCCTGCCGCGGCTGATCGCCCACGGCGCCGGGGCCGGCATCGTCAATCTGGGCTCGGTGGCGGGGGACTATCCTTATCCGGGCAGCCACGTCTATGGCGCCACCAAGGCCTTCCTCAAGCAATTCAGCCTGAGCCTGAGATCCGACCTGCTGGGCACCGGGGTGCGGGTGACCAACATCGAGCCGGGCCTGTCGGAAAGCGAGTTCTCGGTGGTGCGCTTCGGTGGCGACCAGGCCAAGGCCGACGCCGTCTATGCTGGTACCGAACCCCTGACCCCGGACGACATCGCCGAATCCATCCACTGGACGCTGAACCAGCCCAAGCACGTCAACATCAATCGCATCCAACTGATGGCGACCTGCCAGGCGTTCAGCAACTTCAATATTCACCGCAAGAGCTGA
- a CDS encoding ArnT family glycosyltransferase yields MSSIPSPARLRLESLALFLLAIPLFTLGLWEQSFIGFDGRFALFAQEMFRHGASAFPTSYGQPYPDYPATSTLLIDVFAHLFGEVNRLATVIPTALASAAVVGLLYRLLADHSRRWALLAVLILLLTNGFLAKARSICLDQFVTLAALACFYLLWSADQRNLPRRRLLVFFCMVAGFAVRGPLGLVEPCGVVCLYWLLQGDWRRTFGYGLVGALLLALCCAVLFGLAWHTGGMTFVEDVIRMQVSGRLDDTDGAGYPWWYFLQLGLYRYAPAFPLALFALPTLKRHWRLRHQQVESRLLIQLAGFAVLIVMALSIPTFKKPYYILPAIPACAALGAWVLLQGQGALVWVRRLFLPLLVVFPVILGVLVKLQQPKLQAAGWWPPLDIRLLLGAFAVLALLALLATWRGRGAFRLGLPLAAAALAQWLLVVLALDPMQALRYDTRAFVTRLESLRQGQPGQLVFFGLGQDTKAFRYMMNLDYDVPMPTFIDVGQPAQLEHIPRPAYVLLDADSQAALAGTPLAGRPPLLEGRFNDNRWQAYYLP; encoded by the coding sequence GTGTCGTCCATCCCGAGCCCGGCGCGTCTGCGCCTCGAAAGTCTGGCGCTGTTCCTGCTGGCGATACCGCTGTTCACCCTAGGCCTCTGGGAGCAGTCCTTCATTGGCTTCGACGGCCGCTTCGCGCTGTTCGCCCAGGAAATGTTCCGCCATGGCGCCAGCGCCTTCCCGACCAGCTACGGCCAGCCCTATCCGGATTATCCGGCGACCTCGACCCTGCTGATCGACGTCTTCGCCCATCTGTTCGGCGAGGTCAATCGCCTGGCCACGGTGATCCCCACCGCCCTGGCCTCGGCGGCTGTCGTCGGCTTGCTCTATCGCCTGCTGGCCGATCATTCGCGGCGTTGGGCGCTGCTGGCGGTGCTGATATTGCTGCTGACCAACGGCTTCCTGGCCAAGGCCCGCTCCATCTGCCTCGACCAGTTCGTCACCCTGGCCGCGCTAGCCTGCTTCTATCTGCTGTGGAGCGCCGACCAGCGCAACCTGCCGCGGCGACGCCTGCTGGTGTTTTTCTGCATGGTCGCTGGCTTCGCCGTGCGCGGGCCGCTAGGGCTGGTCGAGCCGTGCGGGGTGGTCTGCCTGTACTGGCTGTTGCAGGGTGATTGGCGGCGTACCTTCGGCTACGGCCTGGTCGGCGCTCTGTTGCTGGCCCTGTGCTGCGCCGTGCTGTTTGGCCTCGCCTGGCATACCGGTGGCATGACCTTCGTCGAGGACGTGATCCGCATGCAGGTCTCCGGGCGGCTGGACGACACCGACGGCGCCGGCTATCCCTGGTGGTACTTCCTGCAACTAGGTCTGTATCGCTACGCCCCAGCGTTTCCCCTGGCACTGTTCGCCCTGCCGACGTTGAAGCGTCACTGGCGCCTGCGGCATCAGCAGGTGGAGAGTCGATTGCTGATCCAGTTGGCCGGTTTCGCCGTGCTGATCGTAATGGCCCTGTCCATCCCCACCTTCAAGAAGCCCTATTACATCCTGCCGGCGATCCCCGCCTGCGCTGCTCTCGGCGCCTGGGTGCTGCTGCAGGGGCAGGGTGCCCTGGTTTGGGTGCGCCGCCTGTTCCTGCCGCTGCTGGTGGTCTTCCCCGTGATACTCGGGGTACTGGTCAAGCTGCAGCAACCGAAACTCCAGGCTGCCGGCTGGTGGCCGCCTCTGGATATCCGCCTGTTGCTAGGGGCCTTCGCCGTCCTTGCGCTGCTCGCCTTGCTCGCGACCTGGCGCGGACGCGGCGCCTTCCGCCTGGGCCTGCCCTTGGCAGCGGCGGCCCTGGCGCAGTGGCTGCTGGTGGTGCTGGCGCTGGATCCCATGCAGGCGCTGCGCTACGACACCCGCGCCTTCGTCACCCGCCTGGAGAGCTTGCGCCAGGGGCAGCCCGGGCAGTTGGTGTTCTTCGGCCTGGGCCAGGACACCAAGGCCTTCCGCTACATGATGAATCTCGACTACGACGTGCCCATGCCGACCTTCATCGACGTCGGCCAGCCCGCACAGCTCGAGCATATCCCCCGACCCGCCTATGTGCTGCTCGATGCCGACAGCCAGGCAGCCCTGGCCGGCACCCCGCTGGCCGGGCGCCCGCCGCTGCTAGAGGGTCGCTTCAACGACAACCGCTGGCAGGCCTACTACCTGCCCTGA
- a CDS encoding HupE/UreJ family protein, with translation MKHAKILATAALLLAPALAFAHPGHAENGLAAGVLHPLTGLDHLLAMVAVGLWAAQQQGKARLALPCTFVGTMLIGGLLGFTGLELPFMETGIAASVLALGLLVALAARPPVAAAVGLTAAFALFHGVAHGLELPEMGNPWAYALGFVAATATLHALGYAVVRYLPQAAAPLVRLAGVATAVAGGWLLAA, from the coding sequence ATGAAACACGCCAAGATCCTCGCCACCGCCGCCCTGCTGCTCGCCCCGGCACTGGCCTTCGCCCACCCCGGTCATGCCGAGAACGGCCTGGCCGCCGGTGTGCTGCACCCCCTGACCGGTCTCGACCACCTGCTGGCCATGGTAGCCGTGGGCCTCTGGGCAGCCCAGCAGCAGGGCAAGGCGCGCCTGGCGCTGCCCTGCACCTTCGTCGGCACCATGCTGATCGGCGGCCTGCTGGGCTTCACCGGGCTGGAGCTGCCGTTCATGGAGACCGGCATCGCCGCCTCGGTGCTGGCCCTGGGGCTGCTGGTGGCCCTGGCCGCCCGTCCGCCGGTAGCGGCCGCCGTTGGCCTGACCGCGGCCTTCGCCCTGTTCCATGGCGTGGCCCACGGTCTGGAGCTGCCGGAGATGGGTAATCCCTGGGCCTATGCCCTGGGTTTCGTCGCCGCCACCGCTACCCTGCATGCCCTGGGCTATGCCGTGGTGCGCTACCTGCCTCAGGCCGCCGCGCCGCTGGTGCGGCTGGCCGGTGTGGCCACCGCCGTGGCAGGTGGTTGGCTGCTCGCGGCCTGA
- a CDS encoding urease accessory protein UreF: protein MNPPFALLRLASPQLPIGGYSYSQGLELAIDSGLIRSAADAESWLRDNLELNLARFEAPLLLAHCTAAAVGDWPRLSELADRHRASRETAEFQLESRQTGYSLAQLLLGLPELDDESRALLVELPPTFALGWALAARAWDIAPRAALDAWLWTWLENQLAVLMKTLPLGQQAAQRLTTTLLPTLAATAEQAAGLPEAAWGGAPFGLALTSMAHERQYSRLFRS from the coding sequence GTGAATCCGCCCTTCGCCCTGTTGCGCCTGGCCAGCCCCCAGTTGCCGATTGGCGGCTACAGCTATTCCCAGGGCCTGGAGCTAGCCATCGACAGCGGCCTGATCCGCAGCGCGGCGGATGCCGAGAGCTGGCTGCGCGACAATCTCGAACTCAATCTGGCGCGTTTCGAGGCACCGCTGCTGCTGGCCCATTGCACCGCCGCCGCCGTGGGCGACTGGCCGCGCCTGAGCGAACTGGCGGACCGCCACCGCGCCAGTCGCGAGACCGCGGAATTCCAGTTGGAAAGCCGCCAGACCGGCTATTCCCTGGCGCAACTGCTGCTCGGCCTGCCAGAACTGGACGACGAGAGTCGTGCCTTGCTGGTCGAACTGCCCCCGACCTTCGCCCTGGGCTGGGCGCTGGCCGCTCGCGCCTGGGACATAGCGCCGCGGGCCGCACTGGATGCCTGGCTCTGGACCTGGCTGGAGAACCAGCTGGCCGTGTTGATGAAAACCCTGCCGCTGGGCCAGCAAGCCGCCCAGCGCCTCACCACCACCCTGCTGCCGACCCTGGCTGCCACCGCCGAGCAGGCCGCCGGCCTGCCCGAAGCGGCCTGGGGCGGTGCCCCCTTCGGCCTCGCCCTCACCAGCATGGCCCACGAGCGGCAATACAGCCGCCTGTTCCGTTCCTAG
- a CDS encoding metallophosphoesterase, protein MTDSPDFHRRRLCMALAGLPLLAGCKPTLGYGLAEHRGRWFDAHSFKPVTPLPSTSSFVLGVLPDTQYYSENNFEMTRTGKRIERYPKLGYPPALAFHAQTHWLAHNAAALNMPFVVHLGDLVENAEQHGEWKLASRAMARLERAGVPYSVMTGDHDVVALYTQDRLRDDRELFTQYFGRERAARQATFVERDVSGLNAVHRFSALGQDFLLLTLDWSPSDQTLDWAQGVLDRYPHLPTILASHNIVDLVNGQAVLSSRRNDTGVRLWNRLIRRNDQIFLTLNGHNHGSAHLRLANDFGQPVDLLLINYQTEYAGGNGLLRLLELDLARGRLEAFTYSPWVAYRQQSGDLPVRLGSDPRDTYTAEVLAPLASPQFDSRFVLDVDFASRFASFGGYTAQVQPTAEEGVLARLRQQLGIA, encoded by the coding sequence ATGACCGATTCGCCCGATTTCCATCGTCGCCGGCTGTGCATGGCCCTGGCCGGTCTGCCGCTGCTGGCCGGCTGCAAGCCGACCCTGGGGTATGGCCTGGCGGAGCACCGGGGCCGTTGGTTCGATGCCCATTCGTTCAAGCCGGTGACGCCGCTGCCCTCGACCAGCAGCTTCGTGCTCGGCGTCTTGCCAGACACCCAGTACTACAGCGAGAACAACTTCGAGATGACCCGCACCGGCAAGCGCATCGAGCGCTATCCGAAACTGGGTTATCCACCGGCCCTGGCCTTCCATGCCCAGACTCATTGGCTCGCGCACAATGCGGCGGCGCTGAACATGCCCTTCGTAGTGCACCTGGGCGATCTGGTGGAAAACGCCGAGCAGCACGGCGAGTGGAAACTGGCCAGCCGTGCCATGGCGCGGCTGGAACGGGCCGGGGTGCCCTACAGCGTCATGACCGGCGATCACGACGTGGTCGCGCTTTATACCCAGGATCGGCTGCGCGATGACCGGGAACTCTTCACCCAGTACTTCGGTCGCGAGCGGGCGGCGCGCCAGGCCACTTTCGTCGAGCGCGATGTCTCCGGGCTTAACGCGGTCCATCGCTTCTCGGCGCTTGGCCAGGACTTCTTGCTGCTGACCCTCGACTGGAGCCCGTCGGACCAAACCCTGGACTGGGCCCAAGGCGTGCTGGATCGCTATCCGCACCTGCCGACCATCCTCGCCTCGCACAACATCGTCGATCTGGTGAATGGCCAGGCGGTACTTTCGAGCCGCCGCAACGACACCGGTGTGCGGCTGTGGAATCGGCTGATTCGCCGCAACGACCAGATCTTCCTCACCCTCAATGGGCACAACCACGGCAGCGCCCACCTGCGGCTGGCCAATGACTTTGGCCAGCCGGTGGACCTGCTGCTGATCAACTATCAGACCGAATACGCCGGCGGTAACGGCCTGCTACGGCTGCTGGAGCTGGATCTGGCGCGTGGGCGGCTGGAAGCCTTCACCTATTCGCCCTGGGTCGCCTATCGCCAGCAGAGCGGCGACCTGCCGGTGCGCCTGGGCAGCGATCCGCGCGATACCTACACGGCCGAGGTACTGGCACCCCTGGCCTCGCCGCAGTTCGACAGCCGATTCGTGCTGGACGTGGATTTCGCCAGCCGCTTCGCCAGCTTCGGCGGCTATACCGCCCAGGTGCAGCCGACGGCGGAGGAAGGCGTGCTGGCGCGGTTGCGCCAGCAGCTGGGGATTGCTTAA